The genomic region AGCCCAGTACTCGCAGGGCTCGACTCGGATGCCCCGAAGACTGACGTTGCTGTGGATGGCTTCCTGGCGAGGTTTCGGCGAAGTGATGTCGACGATCAGAGCTGAGGAGTATTTCGTCTGTATTTTATTCATGGCGTTTCGGTTTGGTGACCAGCTTGAGACAGCGGGCTTAGGTCAGACCTTGATATTGGCATCAGAAGCGGTGCGCTCACGAGCGACAAGAGATATGGCATGGTTTTTCGGTCCATTTCGTTAGCGGGACCAGGCATTTGTGGCGTTCTATGGCATGAAAATCTGCTCGGGAAGATGATCTAGTGATCTAGTGATGTTAGGTATGAACAATGTTCACCAAGCGTATGGTGCTCCAATATCCAGTGGACTGTCACATCAGGGTGCTTTGCACGTCTCAGCTCATGGTCAGGCCACTGCCTCAACGTTGGAGCCCAGGGATATGAGTGTCTGAGTGATGGAGGTCGCCATTCTGGGCAGAGTCCCAAGAGTGAGTGCTTCGTAGGCACGCTGTTCTGCAGTCGGACATAGAGAACTCTTAAACCCCCGAATATAAATCAACGAGATGGGCGACGGCTGAGAGTAGACTGAGACGACCGGGCGGAGGTGTGATAAATAAAGCTCTGTCCCAAAGCGAAAACGACGAAGTGTTGAGATCGGCATGCAAGCTCAACCGACGGCCCGCGATGGCAGGGGCAGTCTTGCTGCGTGACATCTTCGTGCTAGGACGTGACACACACGCAATGGTGGACGGGAATCTGGCGATGTCCATACGCGCACCGTGTTCTACTCCGTCGTGGAAAAGCGTGGCTAAGTTGGGAGGAAGTCTAACAATTGCCTGGCTGTCCTGAGCTTCATCTGTACACTACAGTACGGCGGCATAAGACTGGCAGTCGCGCGGAGTACCGAGTAAGGTATATACTCATGCTGGTAATGCGAACCATCGACAACCACCTTGGCTCAATGGTATGCTATTGATCAGCGTCTGGCGAACGTTGCGTGGTCGTATGCTGTGTACGAGTCCGGGAGCAGCAGTCTGTTCTGGCCGATGCACCCGGAAGCACTGTTGGACTGAGGATGGCTTTTCCTTTTTAGCAACTTTCCGTCATGAAAGCATTTGCCGATGGGGAGCGTCTCTGCAAGCGACAAAAAGTCATCCTTTACTGGGATGACAGAGTGTCCAAGTGATGGTTGTATACAAGAGATAAGCATTCTAACTCTTCAGGACGACCGGGTATATGATAGCTTCCTGCTTTCATCACGCCATGTTCCTCCTCTGCGTCGCTTAGCAATGGTCCTCCATCATCCAATACTGACCCCGTTCTGCGACGCTTCAGCTTCCTTCTACCAGCCAGCGGTCATGTCACCGGTCATGGCTTATGCCTTGAGCGCAGCCTTTCTGCGGGCCTTGACAGTAATGTCATATAGAGCATCCTTGAAAGCGAACAAGAATGCGGCCGTGATCACGGATTGCGTGACCTTTGGCCCAATGCCTGCACCTCATCGTTAGTACCACCATCGTAACCACGCAATCAACATGCCCTGACTTACCGCCATAAAGACCACCAATACCCTCCTCGTTATAGATCTTTTTCAAAGTGGCGGTCATGCCCAACTTTGGCGCGTTGCTCTGGGCGACATGTGCCCGCGACTTCACGGTGATGTATGGGTATGTAATGCTGGTAGCAGCGAGCTTTCCCAACGCACCCAGCACAAAGCTGTCGGTCGGTCCGACCTTCCTCCTCTTTCCCACATACTGCTTCAACTGTTCGAAGATGGTGTACTGGAGGATTGGGTTGATCACCAAGACCAACGCTGGCAGAACACCAGCAAAAAGACGGAAGAAGCCGTCCTCACGGAGAATCTTGAGGAGGGTAGAAATGGTGCCTGGGCGGGCAGCCTTCTTCTGCTTCTCGGTTGTTGGAAGATCATCGTCGGCCTCGTTCTCGCGGGCGGTCATGCGGGTGTTGATGACCCAGATTGGGTTGGTGAGCATGACAGTAGCAGAGCCCGCGAGGGCGCCTGCTGCCATGGACTCGAGGGTCGAGAGCTGCTTCTTGCCGGTGGAGCGCTGGAAGAAGGAGCGGGAGAACTCGTACCAGTAGTAGTAGACAAAGTTCGTGACTGTAATGCCAAAGAGGGCACTGTCGAGACCAGCGTACAGTCCtgcaatcccttcgcggtccACGATACGCCTAGCTGCGGAGAGTGTACCGGTGTtggccttcttcttctcgacTTGTGCTCGGGTGGAAAGCGTGATTAACGGGTATCTGCATGTCTCAGTCTTGGGCGCCTCTAATGCACATATCCAACTAACGTCAATGCCATGGACAGCAGACCTCCTCCTGCACCGGCCAACGCATGAGCAACATTGTCGCTTTGCTGCTCAGCAGTGGATTGCGCGCCTACACTCGGCGGCTGCTGCGAGTTGGTGGG from Fulvia fulva chromosome 2, complete sequence harbors:
- a CDS encoding Peroxisomal membrane protein PMP47B, producing the protein MSAKARSTDPYAKEYTENPPTNSQQPPSVGAQSTAEQQSDNVAHALAGAGGGLLSMALTYPLITLSTRAQVEKKKANTGTLSAARRIVDREGIAGLYAGLDSALFGITVTNFVYYYWYEFSRSFFQRSTGKKQLSTLESMAAGALAGSATVMLTNPIWVINTRMTARENEADDDLPTTEKQKKAARPGTISTLLKILREDGFFRLFAGVLPALVLVINPILQYTIFEQLKQYVGKRRKVGPTDSFVLGALGKLAATSITYPYITVKSRAHVAQSNAPKLGMTATLKKIYNEEGIGGLYGGIGPKVTQSVITAAFLFAFKDALYDITVKARRKAALKA